A genomic stretch from Marinimicrobium sp. C6131 includes:
- a CDS encoding molecular chaperone DnaJ, whose amino-acid sequence MLRLLIALIVIIGLWAAMAHIRRLPPAERKRLYWRLGLWGGGLGLILLVATGRAHWLFAVLGALLPLAKTAIALGLQFFPMWKQRQQQAGPTSPPSGPMDVREAMNTLGLKGDEQALTREDIIGAHRKLMQKLHPDRGGNDYLAAKVNEAKELLLKRLS is encoded by the coding sequence ATGCTTCGATTGCTTATCGCCCTGATTGTCATCATCGGCCTGTGGGCGGCCATGGCCCATATCCGACGTTTACCGCCAGCCGAGCGCAAACGCCTGTATTGGCGCCTCGGCCTGTGGGGGGGCGGCCTGGGGCTGATTCTCCTGGTCGCTACGGGCCGGGCCCACTGGCTGTTTGCGGTGCTGGGCGCCCTGCTCCCCCTGGCGAAAACCGCCATTGCCCTGGGCCTGCAGTTTTTCCCGATGTGGAAGCAGCGCCAGCAGCAGGCCGGACCCACCAGCCCGCCGAGCGGCCCCATGGATGTACGCGAAGCCATGAACACGCTGGGCCTGAAAGGCGACGAACAGGCGCTCACCCGGGAGGACATCATTGGAGCCCATCGCAAACTGATGCAGAAACTGCACCCGGACCGGGGCGGCAATGATTATCTCGCGGCCAAGGTCAACGAGGCCAAAGAGCTGTTACTCAAGCGCCTGAGCTGA
- a CDS encoding tRNA-(ms[2]io[6]A)-hydroxylase translates to MTDIKPILDFLQCETPDAWVRWALANEPLLLLDHANCEKKAASTALTLMYRYVGDFEMMHKMSRLAREELRHYEQVMSLMQKRGIAYGQISPSRYASELRKPIRTHEPGRYVDTLIVGGIIEARSCERFAKLAPHLDEELQGFYLSLLKSEARHFQDYLKLARKAAGGESIEARVEEFLTLERSLIESPDDTFRFHSGVPQAA, encoded by the coding sequence ATGACTGATATAAAACCTATTCTTGATTTTCTTCAGTGCGAAACGCCGGATGCCTGGGTGCGCTGGGCGCTGGCCAATGAGCCGCTGCTGTTACTCGATCATGCCAACTGTGAAAAGAAGGCCGCGTCCACCGCGCTGACGCTGATGTACCGCTATGTGGGCGATTTTGAGATGATGCACAAAATGTCCCGCCTGGCCCGTGAGGAACTGCGTCATTACGAGCAGGTGATGAGCCTGATGCAGAAGCGCGGTATCGCCTACGGGCAGATTTCCCCCAGCCGGTACGCTTCCGAGCTGCGCAAACCGATCCGCACCCACGAGCCGGGGCGCTACGTGGATACATTGATTGTGGGCGGGATCATCGAAGCCCGTTCCTGTGAGCGCTTTGCCAAGCTGGCTCCGCATCTTGATGAAGAGCTGCAGGGGTTTTATCTGTCGCTGCTCAAGTCCGAGGCCCGTCACTTTCAGGACTACCTTAAACTGGCCCGCAAGGCCGCCGGCGGCGAGTCCATTGAGGCTCGGGTGGAGGAATTTCTGACGCTGGAGCGCTCGCTGATCGAATCACCGGATGACACCTTCCGCTTTCACAGCGGCGTACCCCAGGCCGCCTGA
- a CDS encoding SMP-30/gluconolactonase/LRE family protein encodes MNTTRHTLAPLSAALTALILWGCEPAEESQPTPEASGNAAASGVEYSDPDNSGTAPTPDSQWQCPQDPGQAPSGTLTAERIPGSATTRKEAGLYEGPVWIGGSLYFSDFTFQEGFPSRVQRLTAEGTLETALEDSGSNGLAVDAEGFLMAATHDAKAISRYELSTGDREIVWDEFADNPFNSPNDLTLTRDGVIYFTDPDFQRSAAPGGQPKTRVYRIDADGVSVVDDTLSNPNGVSLSPDEKTLYVAGGGEQGVLRAYALDEDGHVAGQRDLVEVTVPDGMAIDCLGNIYVTEHTKQRVRVFSPEGESLAEIRVDANITNAAFGGPERQTLYLTGAGTLWQIELDVAGYPY; translated from the coding sequence ATGAACACCACCCGACACACCCTGGCGCCTCTGAGTGCCGCACTGACCGCGCTGATTCTCTGGGGCTGTGAACCCGCCGAAGAGTCGCAGCCGACACCCGAGGCCTCCGGTAATGCCGCGGCCAGTGGAGTCGAGTACAGCGATCCGGACAATTCCGGTACCGCCCCCACGCCAGACAGCCAATGGCAGTGCCCGCAAGACCCGGGTCAGGCCCCCTCCGGGACGCTGACCGCCGAGCGGATTCCGGGCTCCGCCACCACCCGGAAAGAGGCGGGCCTGTACGAGGGGCCGGTCTGGATTGGCGGGTCCCTGTACTTCTCCGACTTCACCTTTCAGGAAGGCTTCCCCTCGCGAGTGCAGCGCCTGACGGCGGAAGGTACCCTGGAAACCGCGCTGGAAGACAGCGGCAGCAACGGCCTGGCTGTGGATGCTGAGGGCTTTCTGATGGCCGCCACCCACGACGCCAAGGCCATCTCACGCTACGAGCTCTCTACCGGTGACCGGGAGATTGTCTGGGATGAGTTTGCCGATAACCCGTTCAACTCTCCCAACGATCTTACCCTGACCCGCGATGGCGTGATCTATTTTACCGACCCGGACTTCCAGCGCTCCGCGGCGCCGGGTGGACAACCAAAGACCCGGGTCTATCGCATTGATGCCGACGGTGTGTCCGTGGTCGACGACACCCTGAGCAACCCCAATGGTGTCTCCCTGTCCCCGGATGAGAAGACACTCTATGTCGCCGGTGGCGGCGAGCAGGGGGTACTCAGGGCCTACGCGTTGGATGAAGATGGTCATGTGGCCGGGCAACGGGATCTGGTCGAGGTGACTGTTCCCGACGGGATGGCGATTGACTGTCTGGGTAACATCTATGTGACCGAACACACCAAGCAGCGGGTGCGGGTCTTCTCCCCGGAGGGTGAATCCCTGGCGGAGATCCGTGTCGATGCGAATATCACCAATGCCGCCTTTGGCGGCCCCGAGCGTCAGACGCTGTACCTGACCGGCGCGGGTACGCTCTGGCAGATTGAACTGGATGTAGCGGGATATCCTTATTGA
- a CDS encoding methyltransferase domain-containing protein — MPKQPVTGDRNFDDLAQRFARNVYGGLKGRIRLSVLRRDFGQHWPFPPFVPDTGRSPLRILDAGGGQGQFSLPLARAGHAITLCDLSEQMLLGARAEAEQLGVSERVTLVQSAIQSLEDALPVGAEPFDLVICHAVLEWVLDPEVLIDHLIRWLKPGGHLSLCYYNLHGAVYKNLLRANFKKVERGDYGGFRGSLSPINPLYPETVDQWLAARPLERLATSGIRVFHDYILDKSLREQAPDTVLAQELRLSQLEPYRSLGRYMHVLLKKRAI, encoded by the coding sequence ATGCCCAAGCAACCGGTCACCGGCGACCGTAACTTTGACGATCTCGCCCAGCGTTTCGCCCGCAATGTCTACGGTGGGCTCAAGGGGCGTATCCGGCTGAGTGTGCTGCGCCGCGACTTTGGTCAACACTGGCCATTTCCGCCTTTTGTGCCCGACACCGGTCGGTCGCCCCTGCGCATTCTGGATGCCGGCGGCGGGCAGGGCCAGTTTTCCCTGCCGCTGGCGCGGGCGGGGCATGCCATTACCCTGTGCGACCTGTCCGAGCAGATGCTGCTCGGCGCCCGGGCGGAAGCGGAGCAGTTGGGGGTCAGTGAGCGGGTGACTCTGGTGCAAAGCGCCATCCAGTCTCTGGAGGACGCGTTACCGGTAGGTGCCGAACCCTTTGATCTGGTTATCTGTCACGCGGTACTTGAATGGGTGCTGGATCCGGAAGTCCTGATTGATCACCTGATCCGCTGGCTCAAGCCCGGCGGTCACCTCTCCCTGTGCTACTACAATCTGCATGGTGCGGTGTACAAAAACCTGCTGCGGGCGAACTTCAAGAAGGTGGAGCGGGGTGATTACGGTGGTTTTCGAGGCAGCCTGTCCCCCATCAACCCGCTCTATCCGGAGACCGTGGATCAGTGGCTGGCGGCGCGGCCGCTGGAGCGGCTGGCCACCAGCGGTATCCGGGTGTTTCATGACTATATTCTGGACAAGTCACTACGTGAGCAGGCGCCGGACACAGTGCTGGCGCAGGAGCTGCGCCTCTCGCAGTTGGAGCCCTACCGCTCGCTCGGGCGCTACATGCATGTATTGCTTAAAAAACGGGCGATCTGA
- a CDS encoding alanine/glycine:cation symporter family protein, with protein sequence MSDSSALSSLETFLKTLSDLVWGEFMLVLILGTGLFLMVRLGAMPLRRIGTAFRQLFQGRQAQGEGDISGFNALMTALSATIGTGNIVGVATAIGIGGPGALFWMWCSALVGMATKYAEAVCAVHFRETDHRGRHVGGPMYYIKNGLGKRWMWLGTLFAFFGMLAGFGIGNTVQANSVADALSESFNISPWLTSVVLMALVGAVLIGGIKRLASVAGKLVPFMAIVYLLSGLAILVIHLPVLPGAVALVIDSAFTGTAATGGFAGATVMMAVQFGVARGVFSNEAGLGSAPIAHAAAQTNSPVRQGLIAMLGTFIDTLVVCTVTGLVLIVTGAWQTGAEGAAMSQAAFSSAIPQGQHLIALSVSLFAFTTLLGWSYYGERCAQYLMGERVVTPFRVLWVLAIPVGANMSLGVVWILADILNGLMAVPNLIALLALSGVVVGLTREYFARKNTEPLGL encoded by the coding sequence ATGAGTGACTCCTCGGCTCTCAGCTCACTGGAAACCTTTTTGAAGACCCTCAGTGATCTGGTGTGGGGGGAGTTCATGCTGGTGCTTATCCTGGGCACCGGCCTATTCCTGATGGTGCGTCTTGGCGCTATGCCGCTGAGACGCATCGGCACCGCTTTCCGGCAACTCTTCCAGGGCCGCCAGGCCCAGGGCGAAGGGGACATCAGCGGCTTTAACGCACTGATGACGGCGCTGTCCGCCACCATTGGCACGGGCAATATCGTGGGCGTCGCCACGGCCATCGGTATTGGTGGCCCGGGCGCACTATTCTGGATGTGGTGCAGTGCGCTGGTGGGTATGGCCACCAAATACGCGGAAGCGGTGTGTGCGGTCCACTTCCGGGAAACCGATCATCGGGGGCGCCACGTCGGTGGTCCCATGTATTACATCAAGAACGGGTTGGGCAAGCGCTGGATGTGGCTCGGCACCCTGTTCGCTTTTTTCGGAATGCTCGCCGGGTTTGGTATCGGTAATACGGTTCAGGCAAACTCCGTCGCCGACGCTCTGTCGGAAAGTTTCAATATTAGCCCCTGGTTGACCAGTGTCGTACTTATGGCGCTGGTGGGAGCGGTTCTGATCGGTGGTATCAAGCGGCTGGCCAGCGTGGCGGGCAAACTGGTTCCATTCATGGCCATTGTCTATCTGCTGTCGGGACTGGCGATTCTGGTCATTCATCTGCCCGTGTTGCCCGGCGCGGTGGCGCTGGTTATTGACTCCGCCTTTACGGGGACCGCGGCCACCGGCGGATTCGCGGGTGCGACCGTGATGATGGCCGTCCAGTTCGGCGTTGCCCGCGGCGTGTTTTCCAATGAGGCGGGGCTGGGCAGCGCCCCCATCGCCCACGCGGCGGCACAAACCAACAGTCCGGTGCGCCAGGGGCTGATAGCGATGCTCGGAACCTTTATCGATACACTGGTGGTGTGCACTGTGACGGGGTTGGTGTTGATCGTGACCGGCGCCTGGCAAACCGGTGCTGAGGGTGCCGCCATGTCCCAAGCGGCCTTTTCGTCGGCCATTCCCCAGGGGCAGCACCTGATTGCGCTGAGTGTCTCCCTGTTTGCGTTCACCACGCTTTTGGGGTGGAGTTACTACGGCGAGCGTTGCGCCCAGTATCTGATGGGTGAGCGTGTTGTGACGCCGTTCAGAGTGTTATGGGTATTGGCAATCCCGGTGGGGGCCAACATGAGCCTGGGTGTGGTCTGGATTCTGGCGGATATTCTCAATGGTCTGATGGCTGTTCCCAATTTGATTGCACTGCTGGCGCTTTCCGGTGTCGTTGTCGGTCTGACCCGCGAGTACTTTGCCCGTAAAAATACGGAACCACTCGGCCTGTAA
- a CDS encoding helix-turn-helix domain-containing protein, producing MIQLQRIDDRISESAARPFATPGVRSYHEYLELARIPPAEGVAAKVLDVLHRRVGQDPLAIDYIAEDLDLSKRTLQRRLQQQGENFAQLRDSLRFHYAIKFLIDQHMSVDAVSKALDFSDRTSFTNAFKRWTGLSPSVFRKLFRDYA from the coding sequence ATGATTCAGTTACAGCGTATCGACGATCGAATCAGTGAAAGTGCGGCACGTCCGTTCGCCACGCCCGGTGTCCGGTCTTATCATGAATATCTGGAGTTGGCGCGCATCCCCCCGGCAGAAGGGGTGGCCGCCAAAGTTCTGGATGTACTGCACCGTCGCGTCGGTCAGGACCCTTTGGCAATTGATTACATTGCCGAGGATCTGGACCTGTCAAAACGGACTTTGCAGCGTCGTTTGCAGCAGCAGGGCGAAAATTTTGCCCAACTGCGGGACAGCTTACGCTTCCATTACGCGATCAAGTTTCTCATTGATCAGCACATGAGCGTTGATGCGGTATCCAAGGCACTGGATTTTTCGGACCGCACCAGTTTCACCAACGCCTTCAAGCGGTGGACCGGACTGTCTCCCAGCGTCTTCCGCAAGCTGTTTCGCGATTACGCCTAG
- the bcp gene encoding thioredoxin-dependent thiol peroxidase codes for MALPKIGNLAPAFTLNNQNGEKVSLKDFRGKQNVVLYFYPKASTPGCTVQACGMRDALAELAQYDTVVLGVSPDKEPALQKFIAKQGLTFDLLSDPDHQIAEKYGVWGLKQFAGKEYMGLIRTTFIIDKEGRLRDIPEKFTTKNHDQVILTWVREHFGSE; via the coding sequence ATGGCATTACCGAAAATCGGCAACTTGGCCCCGGCTTTCACCCTGAACAACCAGAACGGCGAAAAGGTCAGTCTGAAAGACTTCAGGGGCAAGCAGAACGTTGTTCTGTATTTTTACCCCAAAGCATCGACACCCGGCTGTACGGTCCAGGCCTGTGGTATGCGTGACGCGCTGGCGGAACTGGCGCAGTACGATACGGTCGTATTGGGAGTGAGTCCGGACAAGGAGCCGGCACTGCAGAAGTTTATTGCCAAACAGGGATTGACCTTTGACCTGCTGTCGGACCCCGACCATCAGATTGCCGAAAAATATGGCGTCTGGGGGTTGAAGCAGTTTGCCGGTAAAGAGTACATGGGGCTGATCCGTACCACCTTCATCATTGATAAAGAAGGGCGCCTGCGGGACATCCCTGAAAAGTTCACCACCAAAAACCACGATCAGGTCATTCTGACCTGGGTTCGGGAGCATTTTGGAAGTGAATGA
- a CDS encoding carbon-nitrogen hydrolase, translated as MTQLNVGLIQHACSADLEANLLASIDGIRRAAEQGAQLVVLQELHRGLYFCQQEDVDEFDLAEPIPGPSTDRLGALARELNLVIVASLFERRAPGLYHNTAVVLERDGTIAGTYRKMHIPDDPGFYEKFYFTPGDLGFQPIQTSVGKLGVLVCWDQWFPEAARLMAMAGAELLIYPTAIGWSREDDPEEQERQRQAWITIQRAHAVANGVPVVSVNRIGHEADPGGGTGIDFWGSSFVAGPQGEFLYQGSTDQVEHAVVSLDMARSESVRRIWPYLRDRRVDHYGDLLKLYRD; from the coding sequence ATGACCCAGCTTAACGTCGGGCTGATTCAACACGCCTGCAGTGCTGACCTCGAAGCCAACCTGCTGGCCTCCATTGACGGTATCCGCCGCGCGGCGGAGCAGGGGGCTCAGTTGGTGGTGCTGCAGGAATTGCACCGGGGGTTGTATTTCTGCCAGCAGGAGGACGTAGACGAGTTTGACCTGGCCGAGCCCATTCCCGGCCCCAGCACCGATCGCCTCGGCGCCCTGGCCCGGGAGCTGAACCTGGTGATCGTCGCCTCGCTGTTCGAGCGTCGGGCGCCGGGGTTGTATCACAACACGGCGGTGGTGCTGGAGCGCGATGGCACCATCGCCGGCACCTATCGCAAAATGCACATTCCCGACGATCCCGGTTTTTACGAGAAGTTTTATTTCACCCCGGGCGACCTGGGCTTTCAGCCCATTCAGACTTCGGTGGGCAAGCTCGGGGTTCTGGTGTGCTGGGACCAGTGGTTCCCGGAAGCGGCTCGCCTGATGGCGATGGCTGGGGCCGAGTTGTTGATCTACCCCACCGCCATCGGCTGGAGTCGGGAAGATGACCCCGAGGAGCAGGAACGTCAGCGCCAGGCCTGGATCACCATTCAGCGCGCCCACGCGGTGGCCAATGGGGTCCCCGTGGTCAGCGTCAATCGTATTGGTCACGAGGCGGACCCGGGAGGCGGTACCGGTATCGACTTCTGGGGCAGCAGCTTTGTGGCGGGTCCCCAGGGCGAGTTCCTCTACCAGGGCAGCACCGATCAGGTGGAGCATGCGGTGGTCTCGCTGGATATGGCGCGGAGCGAAAGTGTTCGGCGGATCTGGCCCTACTTGAGGGACCGGCGGGTCGACCATTACGGGGATCTGCTCAAACTCTACCGGGACTGA
- a CDS encoding agmatine deiminase family protein, with amino-acid sequence MPQFRLPAEWEPQDAVLLTWPHGDSDWAPLLDEVIPLYEGLVTVIADYADLIIAVPEQALDAIQSRLEAMNVPMDSVHLRPAPSNDTWARDHGPLTVLEGERPVLLDFQFNGWGGKFAHDLDNGITERLHRDGAFPDVALERQDWVLEGGSIEVDGRGTLLTTEACLLNENRNPGLTRETIEARLKAAFGVRKINWLKHGHLEGDDTDSHIDTLARLCPNNVIAYVQCDDPDDGHYAELKAMEAELAMLTDADGEPYRLVPLPWPGAIHSDDGRRLPATYANFLIINGAVLVPQYDCPADEQALEQVMQAFPGYHIFGIPCSVLIEQGGSLHCITMQLPEGVLYDPA; translated from the coding sequence ATGCCACAATTCCGCCTGCCCGCCGAGTGGGAACCCCAGGATGCCGTGCTGCTGACCTGGCCCCATGGGGACAGCGACTGGGCGCCGCTACTCGATGAGGTGATCCCGCTGTATGAGGGGCTGGTGACCGTGATTGCGGACTATGCGGACCTGATCATAGCCGTCCCGGAGCAGGCGCTGGACGCCATACAGAGCCGCCTGGAGGCGATGAATGTGCCCATGGACAGTGTTCACCTGCGTCCTGCGCCGAGCAATGACACCTGGGCCCGGGACCACGGCCCGCTCACCGTGCTCGAGGGCGAGCGTCCGGTCCTGTTGGACTTCCAGTTCAATGGCTGGGGCGGCAAGTTTGCCCACGATCTGGACAACGGCATTACCGAACGCCTGCATCGCGACGGCGCCTTTCCCGACGTGGCGCTGGAGCGCCAGGATTGGGTACTGGAGGGCGGTTCGATTGAGGTCGATGGGCGCGGAACGCTGCTCACCACTGAAGCCTGCCTGTTGAATGAAAACCGCAACCCGGGGTTGACTCGCGAGACCATTGAAGCGCGCCTGAAGGCGGCCTTCGGGGTGCGTAAAATCAATTGGCTAAAGCACGGTCATCTCGAGGGGGATGACACCGATAGCCATATCGACACCCTGGCGCGATTGTGTCCGAACAATGTCATTGCTTATGTGCAGTGCGATGACCCCGACGATGGGCACTATGCCGAGCTGAAAGCGATGGAAGCGGAGTTGGCGATGTTGACGGATGCCGACGGCGAGCCCTACCGGTTGGTGCCGCTGCCCTGGCCGGGCGCGATACACAGCGACGACGGCCGGCGCCTGCCGGCCACCTACGCCAACTTTCTGATCATCAATGGCGCCGTTCTGGTGCCGCAGTACGACTGTCCCGCCGACGAACAGGCCCTGGAGCAGGTGATGCAGGCCTTTCCGGGCTACCACATTTTTGGCATTCCCTGCTCTGTGCTGATTGAGCAGGGGGGCAGTCTGCACTGTATTACCATGCAATTACCCGAAGGAGTCCTGTATGACCCAGCTTAA
- the yajC gene encoding preprotein translocase subunit YajC produces the protein MDFFIPAAMAQDAAQPQGNPMVTLLMFVGLFVFMYLFIIRPQRKRQKEHQNLVSALSKGDEVVMTSGLLGKIVKVDDNYIVLETGENIEQKFQKVAVHAVLPKGTIKSI, from the coding sequence ATGGATTTCTTTATTCCCGCCGCAATGGCTCAAGACGCCGCACAACCCCAGGGTAACCCGATGGTCACGCTGCTGATGTTTGTGGGCCTGTTTGTGTTCATGTACCTGTTTATTATTCGCCCGCAGCGTAAGCGTCAAAAGGAACACCAGAATCTTGTGTCCGCGTTGAGCAAAGGTGATGAAGTGGTCATGACCAGCGGCCTGCTGGGCAAGATCGTCAAAGTTGATGACAACTATATTGTTCTGGAAACGGGTGAAAATATTGAGCAGAAGTTCCAGAAAGTAGCGGTCCACGCCGTTCTGCCCAAAGGCACCATCAAGTCTATCTAA
- a CDS encoding DUF1289 domain-containing protein, with the protein MAVFKRVKTPCVGVCSTGIGDSVCRGCKRFAHEVIDWNAYDQEQRHIIVKRLEAFLTQVVAARFEILDEAVLREQIRHQQVRFNEDRDPHCWIFDLLKAGASQIREPAHYGLRVRPEWRAYSLPELRDQIDHDYYELSCAHYERYIAPGLAADAMQKAAQNT; encoded by the coding sequence ATGGCAGTATTCAAACGGGTCAAAACCCCCTGTGTGGGTGTCTGTTCAACGGGCATCGGGGATAGTGTGTGCCGTGGCTGCAAGCGGTTTGCCCACGAGGTGATCGACTGGAATGCCTACGATCAGGAGCAGCGCCATATCATCGTCAAACGTCTGGAGGCCTTTCTGACCCAGGTGGTGGCGGCGCGCTTTGAGATCCTGGATGAAGCTGTCCTGCGCGAGCAGATTCGGCACCAGCAGGTGCGGTTCAACGAAGATCGGGACCCGCACTGCTGGATCTTCGATCTGCTCAAGGCCGGGGCCAGTCAGATCCGAGAGCCGGCGCACTACGGCCTGCGGGTGCGCCCCGAATGGCGGGCGTATTCTCTGCCCGAGCTGCGTGATCAGATCGATCACGACTATTACGAACTTTCCTGCGCGCACTACGAGCGCTATATTGCCCCGGGTTTGGCCGCGGATGCGATGCAAAAAGCAGCGCAAAACACTTGA